CTTGCAGCTAAACTAATGAAAGTTAACCCAGTGGCATTTCTCCCTTTGCACATAAATTGATGCATCTGATGTGGAATATTTCCACACTGTTTTCATGTGCCATATGTTTAAACAGATGTTTCATTCAGGTTTTGTCTCCCAATTGAATGAgatgtaattaatgacatttgtTTAACTAAAggccattttaacatttaaccaGTTTCAGAACTGCAGTTAAGGCCCATTCACACCAAGgacaataactataactataaagttttaataatcacTCACATTCATTCTCTGCAGTGTGCACTTATAAGAAACAGAATGTTACTGTCCACTAGTGTGCATGTGAATATAGTTAGTAGTTATTCTTGGTATGAACAGGCCTTTACTTGTGAATACTATTAGTGATGTTCTTAATTAGGTAATATAACACACTGATGATTGTTTAGTATCAAGCCCCTGTTTTGTtctaatttgttaacattttctattaaatgaatttagctattttgtcttttttattattattattgagtcTTGTGACTGTCATTTCAGTACAAAAGAGAAACCTCTTCCATCTGATTTGTCCAGATTGTCCAGACTAGGGTTGCACCAGTCATTTCTGTTGCTCTGTTATTAAATCTAATAATGTGTTTTCTCAGGCTACAAGGTAAACTGGGAAAACGTGAACTAATGCCACTCTCACAACAAGTAAGCAAAGAGTTCCTAGTCTCCACTCCTTTCAAAATAGTTTCAGTCAATGGtaattagaaaacattttagtaaaacCAGACTGGAAAGAGGATACAGCCTTCCTCAGTTTAAACCATATTTTTTAGCAGCTCactcttattttttttcattctggagGTATATGTTGTTTTCCATCATATTCAAGACATACCTATCTGGCTTCAGATTGATCATTCTTCATGTAAGCATACTTCACTTTTAACAATTCTTTATAACACGATGAAAAGGAATAAAGCATTATATAATTGTAACCCAGTGATTCATAACTTGTTGAGAACATAGAGGCTAGTGaggaatataaaataaagccCTGAAATGGTAGATAGCCTGATTTGTTGGAATCATGCTTTTCAACCAGTTTTTTTCAAGAGATTTTCAAAGAGGTCTGTACTGAAAGTATCCAGccatataatattaaaaacagagatagatataaaagaaaatacaagaTACAAGAAACATTAAAGGGGACTGGGGCGTCATTGTCCTATGCACAAAGTAGGCACCTTGGGACCTCACACAGTTCTCTTCCACTGCTCAAAACACTCTATGAAACGATTGTTGGAATCAGCATAAGCTGCCTCATCGTATTTTCCTGAATCTCATTGATGGTAGGAAATTTCTTCCCTTTCCAAggttattttagttttggtaAAAGCCAGCAGTCACAGGGTGCCAAATCTGGGCTGCAGGAAAGATGGGTCACCTTGGTGAATTGATGTTTCGCCAAAAAACTCTACAGGATATGTGATGCATGGGTGGGAACATTGTCATGATGAAGCTGCCAGTCACCACAGTTGCCCATAGCTGCTGCCATTTTCATTGTATTGAATCTCTCATctcatatttttcatatttacatgTCTGGATATTTTACGGACAGCCGGCTTATTTTAATGAACGACTGGCATCCTTCCTTTGCTTCAACAAAGATAAAAATTGGTAacctctttttttattattattatctacaaataagacatttttgagaacacattttacattttgagcAGAAACTTCAGCATACGGATTTGCATAGGCTGGCAGGTAAAaccatttatttgaacattattgGGAAGAGGAATCATGTATTGAAAATATTCAGAGTAGGTCAGTAAATGCTTGATTACAGACTCGCTTTCCCCAAAAAGTGTCAAAATTTTCTTCAGAGATTTACCCTTATGTCCTGCAGAGGGGACCCCTGGCCATCAGTTCCTCACAAGTCACAATCTCAACACCTGCTGGAACTTAttgtttgtattcattttttaaggGTGTATATAACAGAGTTACAAAGGCGGATCATATCGTGGCATTGTTTAGCTTGGTGGCACCAGTGGACCTGAACAAATATGATGCACAAGCGGTATCCCTTAGCATGTTACATGCAAGACATCTGATTTTATTACACTTAAATACTGACACAGTGCTCACTTTTGATATGTGGGTTATAGATTTGggaaagacaagcatttgaaaaGTATTAGTTTTATTAAGGAAAAGAAAGAGTCCTGTTTTTTCGAGTATCTGGGAGTCATCTACTCATTATATATCTGATGGGTAAATCTGCTGATTGTGATTTAATCCACGTCCTTAAATCAGCATTTATGCTTATAGATGTTCATGGTGTTTGTTTTAAGGTGTTGGCTTCAATCAGCACAGCTCTGTCTGGTACTTTTTCTGCTATAAACGTTAGTGAAAACTAACCAGTTTGTGAGTAGAGGTTTATGGCTAAATCAGTGTAATAGAATTTTTGGTTTAAGcgctttaaaatgcaaaaaaatcgaaCTAAACTATGTTCAAATAGCATAGCTGAATATGTCAAGATGACACTTCATAAAAGGCGAAAAAAttcaccaaacttcacatgcaGGTTATTACGTATTTCTTCATCTTAATTATGGATGCGGTAGTGCTTTGGGTTTAGTTACCAATGGCTATGTTGACAAGTATGACATTTATGATGCATTCAGCGGATCTTTAGCTACTAGTTTTATGTTCTTTAGCTACTAGTTCCTACTGTTTTGGACCTTAAATCTGTAAGTTGCTTGGCTGACTGTagagagtcagaaagctctcagatttcatcaaaaatattttaatttatgtttgactGTGTAggccttatgggtttggaacaacataaggatgagtaattaatgacagaattttcatttttggttggaGAAATATCCTTAGCTAGCTGGTAGCTGCtaattttaatgcacatttctGGACTTTAACCTATGAAGGGAGGGTAGCAACCAGACAAGATCACACGCAGGCAACACAAACCAACGAAGTGAGTTGCCTTCTACCCTTGACACcagatttaaaaatgcatggaaAAATTATTCCAAAATTGCCTACAGCTGATACTACCAAAGTCCTATTCATTAACATGCTCAACTTATCATATTTACTTTTGTAAAACAGGAAGTTATGCTTAATGTGCCTCAgtcacatttaacaaacaagAGCAAGATAAGTGAAAACTGTAAGTGATTACTTATTTTCAAAtgacttaaatataatattaaataactacCCCCTTATCAAATTTATTACTACTGGTTTAATGAAGTCAACAGTAGTTCTTTAAATGAGTCAGAGAGCTAGATGCTTCCGGTGTGTTTGCACTCACTGCAAAACAGGAACTTATGCATTATGTGCCTTAGACACAAATAACACAAGTGGTGCAAAAAACAAGATGAGTGAAATCGGTAAGTGATTCATTATTTCAAATTGCTTTTTTAGTAGTTATGTAATGAGCATGAACATTAACCTTTTTTCTCCCACCCACAGAGCCATTACTACAAAATGATTACAACGGAGAGTCATTTACCTCAAATTTCTTAAACCGTaagtagatttttaaatatgtcacaGTCATGCTGCCGctttacaatacaatatttacagCAACATATGCACTCTGTCCAGccctttatttgttttattaggaTGTCGACTAGCtattaataaatgattcactgaataGCTCAAGATTGGATGATTTAGAGAGAAAACATATTGGGGCATATTCACTAAAAAGCCATTTTTTATGGGATGAATGAAACCTGACTAATTTCACAGATTATGTGACAAGAAATGCATTAAAGTGTAATTGGATCAGTTACATTAGTTCAGacctattcatttttttaaaaaaaaaacttcatttaCTAGACATATCAGTGAATATCCTGATCTACATAATTCCTGAAGCAAATCAACATAAACAAGGGAATAAATGGTGCAATTAATTGTTGGTGAATTTGCCCCTTTGTCACCTGGCTGATTTcgtttgcattttaaaacaacattcagTGTAGTACAATAATTGCTTTAATATTGCTTTACTTATTAATTTTCACAAGTATTCTACCTGTAATTTGAATCACACATTtccttattttgtgttttagggTAAAAAGGAAATGTCTGTAAACTTAAAGAAACACtccacttttaaaaaaaagaaagaaaaaataggctcattttccaactcccctagagttaaacagttgagttttaccattttcgaatccattcagccgatctctgggtctgggggtagcacttttagcatagcttagcatagatcattgattcagattagaccattagcatctcgctcaaaaatgaccaaagagttttgatacattttcttgtacaaagacggacaaaaaatgaaaagttgcgattttctaggtcgatatggctaggaactatactctcccatcagtcttagtacacaatgtaactacagaagagtcaagttttaaataggaaaaatatcatcattatttatggtcatttttgagcgagatgccatcggtctaatcagattcaatgatctatgctaagctatgctaaaagtgctacccccagacccggagatcagctgaatggattcgaaaatggcaaaactcaactgtttaattctaggggagttggacaatgagcctattttcaaaaaagtggagtgttcctttcaTGGAAAAAGAGGATTTGCCAGTACCATATTTACTACATTTATATTAaggaataaatgctgttgaattatatttcttaatttgcAGAGCCCAATGACATAAGGATTATTCTGGTGGGAAAGTCTGGAGCAGGCAAGAGTGCGACAggaaacacaattctgagacagGAAGTGTTTGAGTCTGAGGCCTTACCTATAGGGGTTACAGCACAATGCAGCAGTGGTTTTGTGCAGGACGGAGGGAGAAGAGTCTATGTGGTTGACACGCCAGGGTTTTTTGGATCGTTGACTAATGACATGAAGCCACATTTGAAGCGGTGTGTTGAGCTGTCTGTTCCTGGTCCTCATGTGTTCCTGCTGGTCGTCAATCTGGATGCGAGATTCACAGCAGAGGAGATGAACACCGTGGAACTGATTCAGCAAAACTTCGGAGAAGATGCCGTGCACTACACCATCATCCTGTTCACCAGAGCAGATCAACTGAAACGTAAATCTTTGCAGCAGTATATAGCACAATCTGAGCCTCTGATGAAACTGAAAGACAGCTGCGGTGGAAGATACCACGCATTCAACAATAATGACATGAGGAACCGCTCTCAAGTCACAGAGCTGCTGAAGAAGATTGACAGAATGGTCCAGGAAAATGGAGGAAGTCATTACACCAACAACATGTTTGAAGATGctcaaaaaaagataaagagaGAAGAGAAGATAAAAAAGGTCAAAGATGTGGCATTAGGGGTTGGATCTGCAGTAGGAATGGGAACAGCAGTAGTAGGAGGTACCATCCTGGGGTTAACAGAAGCCGCTGTGGCTATTCCTCTTATTGCTCCTGTTGCAGTTGGAGCTGCAGGTGTAGCTGGAGTGGGAATGGGTGTGAAACTGATCGTGGACAaattcaaggaaaaaaaaaatgacaacaattagcctaaaaacagcaaaactcTTTTCAGCACATACATACTCAGATTTGTCTTACTTCATGtgatctgttttaatatacacaTGTCCtcaacataaatgtaaaaaataatgatcTTTTCCAGCTATCGTTTCCAgcttcttttaatttttataagcATTTAAAGCAATTACTTTGCttactttgtttttgtagtTAATGACTCTAGAAAGACTCTAGTATGTCTAAAAAATGAatgtctaaaataaatgaaatataaccaaaacacaaaattgattattaaataatt
This portion of the Labeo rohita strain BAU-BD-2019 unplaced genomic scaffold, IGBB_LRoh.1.0 scaffold_2023, whole genome shotgun sequence genome encodes:
- the LOC127159245 gene encoding GTPase IMAP family member 9-like, encoding MSEIEPLLQNDYNGESFTSNFLNQPNDIRIILVGKSGAGKSATGNTILRQEVFESEALPIGVTAQCSSGFVQDGGRRVYVVDTPGFFGSLTNDMKPHLKRCVELSVPGPHVFLLVVNLDARFTAEEMNTVELIQQNFGEDAVHYTIILFTRADQLKRKSLQQYIAQSEPLMKLKDSCGGRYHAFNNNDMRNRSQVTELLKKIDRMVQENGGSHYTNNMFEDAQKKIKREEKIKKVKDVALGVGSAVGMGTAVVGGTILGLTEAAVAIPLIAPVAVGAAGVAGVGMGVKLIVDKFKEKKNDNN